One region of Exiguobacterium acetylicum genomic DNA includes:
- a CDS encoding response regulator: MKGRLLIVEDEPGIRNLLAQLFRAEGYETDVAVDGEEAIVYLRETAYDLLLMDVNMPGRTGIEVLRHQDRIGRRVRTILMTALGEKEAMEEAKRLGVVAFFGKPFDIFELKKEVTVQISHDVSG; encoded by the coding sequence ATGAAAGGCAGATTGTTGATCGTCGAGGATGAGCCGGGAATCCGGAATTTGCTTGCACAATTGTTCCGGGCAGAAGGGTATGAAACGGACGTCGCCGTCGATGGAGAGGAAGCGATCGTCTACTTACGGGAAACGGCATACGATCTATTGTTGATGGATGTCAACATGCCGGGGCGGACCGGGATCGAGGTATTGCGTCATCAGGACCGGATCGGACGACGTGTCCGGACGATTTTAATGACGGCACTCGGTGAAAAAGAAGCGATGGAAGAAGCGAAACGATTAGGGGTCGTCGCCTTCTTCGGGAAGCCATTTGACATCTTTGAATTAAAAAAAGAAGTGACTGTGCAAATTTCTCACGATGTAAGCGGTTAA
- the fsa gene encoding fructose-6-phosphate aldolase — translation MRFFIDTANVEDIKKAHKMGILDGVTTNPSLVAKEGVDFHTRLREICEIVGDVSVSAEVIALDAEGMIREGKELAQIAPNITVKVPMTPAGLEAVAALSKEKITTNVTLIFNPNQALLAARAGATYVSPFLGRLDDIGQDGMGLVETIAQIFVVHDIPTQIIAASVRNPVHVTNAALAGADIATIPFSVIESLTHHPLTTQGIEKFLADWEKTQQ, via the coding sequence ATGAGATTTTTCATTGACACAGCAAACGTAGAGGACATCAAGAAAGCACATAAAATGGGGATTTTAGATGGTGTCACGACGAATCCGTCGCTCGTCGCTAAGGAAGGCGTCGATTTCCATACACGACTTCGTGAAATTTGTGAAATCGTCGGGGACGTCTCTGTCAGCGCTGAAGTCATCGCGCTTGATGCAGAAGGAATGATTCGCGAAGGGAAGGAACTTGCCCAGATCGCACCGAACATTACGGTTAAGGTTCCAATGACTCCGGCCGGACTCGAGGCAGTCGCAGCACTTTCAAAAGAGAAGATCACGACGAACGTCACATTGATCTTCAACCCGAACCAAGCATTACTCGCAGCCCGTGCTGGTGCGACATACGTATCACCATTCCTCGGTCGTCTAGATGATATCGGACAAGATGGAATGGGGCTCGTCGAGACGATTGCTCAAATTTTCGTCGTACATGATATTCCGACACAAATCATCGCGGCGTCGGTCCGAAATCCGGTTCACGTGACGAACGCTGCTCTTGCGGGCGCAGACATCGCGACGATTCCATTCTCGGTCATCGAGTCACTCACACACCACCCACTCACGACGCAAGGAATTGAAAAGTTCCTCGCCGACTGGGAAAAAACGCAGCAATAA
- the rho gene encoding transcription termination factor Rho, with amino-acid sequence MPTTDKKDKPERSYTLAQLSQLTLKELYEIAKTKNVPQYREARKRELMFKILKAQAESTGLYFLEGVLEVIPGNPQMQNDGGFGFLRPINYSQSSEDIYIAASQIRRFNLRNGDVVTGKVRPPKENERFQGLLSVEAVNGEAPDTARNRLFFPALTPIYPDRLMRLETEPRHLSVRVMDMIAPVGFGQRGLIVAPPKAGKTSLLKEIANSIQENHPDVELIILLIDERPEEVTDIERSVPGADVVSSTFDETPDNHVRISELVLERAMRLVEHKKDVVILMDSITRLTRAYNLTVPQSGRTLSGGIDPAAFHKPKRFFGAARNIEHGGSLTILATALVETGSRMDDVIYEEFKGTGNMELHLDRKLSERRIFPAIDIRKSGTRKEELLLPKEQLDALWTIRRTMNESNEFVDTFLRKIRDTKNNEEFFVELEKEKKKTVRRAPAKPRTVKKETTTEK; translated from the coding sequence ATGCCAACAACTGATAAAAAAGATAAACCAGAACGTTCCTATACACTGGCTCAATTGAGCCAACTGACATTAAAAGAACTCTATGAAATCGCAAAAACGAAAAATGTCCCACAATACCGGGAAGCCCGTAAACGCGAGTTGATGTTCAAGATTCTAAAAGCACAGGCTGAATCGACTGGTCTTTATTTCCTCGAAGGGGTACTCGAAGTCATCCCTGGCAATCCACAAATGCAAAACGATGGTGGCTTTGGCTTCCTTCGTCCTATCAATTATTCCCAATCCTCTGAAGATATTTATATCGCAGCATCTCAAATCCGACGCTTTAATCTACGTAATGGTGATGTCGTCACAGGTAAAGTCCGTCCACCGAAGGAAAACGAACGGTTCCAGGGATTACTTAGTGTGGAAGCCGTCAACGGTGAAGCACCGGATACTGCCCGTAACCGTTTATTCTTCCCGGCACTGACACCGATCTATCCGGACCGATTGATGCGACTTGAGACAGAACCACGCCATCTATCCGTTCGTGTCATGGATATGATTGCACCGGTTGGGTTTGGTCAACGTGGTTTGATCGTCGCACCACCAAAAGCAGGGAAGACATCACTTCTCAAAGAAATCGCAAACTCGATTCAGGAGAATCATCCGGATGTCGAACTGATCATTCTCTTGATTGATGAGCGACCGGAGGAAGTGACGGATATTGAGCGTTCAGTTCCGGGAGCAGACGTCGTCAGCTCGACGTTTGACGAAACACCAGACAACCACGTCCGGATTTCTGAGCTTGTCCTCGAGCGGGCGATGCGACTCGTCGAACACAAGAAGGATGTCGTCATCTTGATGGATTCGATCACGCGTCTGACACGTGCCTATAACTTAACGGTACCGCAAAGCGGTCGGACGCTCTCAGGGGGGATCGACCCGGCTGCGTTCCATAAGCCAAAACGATTCTTTGGGGCAGCGCGAAACATCGAACACGGTGGTAGTTTAACGATTCTTGCGACAGCACTCGTTGAGACAGGATCACGCATGGATGACGTCATCTATGAGGAGTTCAAAGGGACGGGTAACATGGAGTTGCATCTTGATCGTAAGCTGTCAGAGCGTCGGATCTTCCCAGCGATCGACATTCGGAAGTCCGGTACACGGAAGGAAGAACTCTTGCTTCCAAAAGAGCAACTCGATGCGCTTTGGACGATTCGCCGGACGATGAATGAGTCGAACGAGTTCGTCGATACGTTCCTACGGAAGATTCGCGATACGAAAAATAATGAAGAATTTTTCGTTGAACTCGAGAAAGAAAAGAAGAAGACGGTCCGACGCGCACCGGCTAAACCGCGTACCGTCAAGAAGGAAACGACGACGGAAAAATAA
- the murA gene encoding UDP-N-acetylglucosamine 1-carboxyvinyltransferase, whose translation MDILHIVGQQRLEGTVSISGSKQSAIPCLAAALLTDQTVVLEGVPEIGDVATMIEILETLGAVVTRQGDMVTIDPSRVESMPLTGAETRKLRGSIYLMSVLAARFKQGVVGLPGGYAIGPRPIDLHIKALERLGVSVRNEQGVHYMRVDRLVGNRIYLDLPSFGATISALLVAVFAEGTTVIENAAYDPEVIDVSTMLTNMGASVKGAGTDEIRIKGVSQLSGCRHTLIPDRMEAGTFLTMGAALGRVTVDNVIPLHLESVIQKLERYGALIEATDDSVTATFQEAKPVDIRVFHYGGFPSDLQPVISAALLQAKGASIVVDKLYPQRFRHVQELRRLNARITHEDASIIIRGGETLLGTEIEAPDPRGGAALVLAGLLASGETTLHHAEVLDQSYERFDQKLKELGALVWRETI comes from the coding sequence GTGGACATTTTGCATATCGTAGGGCAACAACGCCTGGAAGGAACCGTATCAATCAGTGGTTCGAAGCAAAGCGCCATCCCGTGTCTTGCTGCAGCCCTCCTGACGGATCAGACGGTCGTTCTGGAAGGCGTGCCGGAGATTGGCGACGTCGCGACGATGATCGAGATTTTGGAGACGCTCGGCGCGGTCGTGACACGTCAAGGCGATATGGTGACGATTGATCCAAGCCGGGTCGAATCGATGCCGTTGACTGGTGCGGAGACGCGCAAGTTACGCGGATCGATCTACCTCATGAGCGTTCTGGCAGCCAGATTCAAACAAGGAGTCGTCGGTCTGCCTGGAGGTTATGCCATCGGACCACGACCGATCGATTTACACATCAAAGCACTAGAGCGTCTCGGTGTTTCTGTACGTAACGAGCAAGGCGTCCATTACATGCGCGTCGATCGTCTCGTCGGCAACCGGATTTACCTCGATCTTCCGTCTTTCGGAGCGACGATCAGTGCGTTACTCGTCGCTGTCTTCGCTGAAGGAACGACTGTCATCGAAAACGCTGCCTATGACCCGGAAGTCATCGACGTCAGTACGATGTTGACGAACATGGGGGCAAGCGTCAAAGGGGCAGGAACGGACGAGATTCGAATCAAGGGCGTATCGCAACTAAGTGGTTGCCGGCATACCTTGATTCCGGACCGCATGGAGGCAGGAACGTTCTTGACGATGGGGGCGGCACTTGGACGCGTCACCGTCGATAACGTCATTCCGCTTCATCTCGAGAGCGTCATCCAAAAACTCGAACGGTACGGTGCGTTGATTGAAGCAACGGATGATTCCGTCACGGCGACGTTTCAGGAGGCGAAGCCGGTCGATATTCGTGTTTTCCACTACGGTGGATTCCCGAGCGACTTACAGCCTGTCATCTCGGCAGCGTTGTTGCAAGCGAAGGGAGCGAGTATCGTCGTCGATAAGTTGTACCCGCAACGTTTCCGGCACGTGCAGGAGTTACGACGCTTGAATGCTCGAATCACGCATGAAGACGCCTCAATCATCATTCGTGGTGGAGAAACCTTACTTGGTACGGAAATCGAGGCACCGGACCCACGCGGTGGCGCAGCACTTGTCTTGGCGGGACTTCTCGCTTCAGGGGAGACGACGTTGCACCACGCAGAAGTGCTTGACCAGAGTTACGAACGATTTGATCAGAAGTTGAAGGAACTGGGCGCCCTCGTATGGCGTGAAACGATTTGA
- the fba gene encoding class II fructose-1,6-bisphosphate aldolase produces MPLVSMTDMLNKALEGKYAVGQFNINNLEWTQAILGAAQEEQSPVILGVSEGAARHMGGFYTVVKMVEGLVHDMKITVPVAIHLDHGSSVEKCKEAIDAGFTSVMIDDSHSPIDTNIETTKAVVEYAHAKGVSVEAEVGTVGGQEDDVIGDVMYAKLDECVRIVKETGIDTLAPALGSVHGPYKGEPNLGFKEMEEIRDATNLPLVLHGGTGIPTHDIEKAISLGTSKINVNTENQISFAKVVREVLAEKPEAYDPRVFIAPGREAIKQTVIGKMREFGSSNKA; encoded by the coding sequence ATGCCATTAGTATCTATGACAGACATGTTAAACAAAGCTCTCGAAGGTAAGTATGCAGTAGGTCAATTCAACATCAACAACCTCGAGTGGACACAAGCGATTCTCGGTGCGGCTCAAGAAGAGCAGTCACCAGTCATCCTTGGAGTATCTGAAGGTGCAGCACGCCACATGGGCGGATTCTACACTGTCGTGAAAATGGTTGAAGGTCTCGTACACGACATGAAAATCACAGTTCCAGTCGCAATCCACCTCGACCACGGTTCGAGCGTTGAAAAATGTAAAGAAGCGATCGACGCTGGATTTACATCTGTCATGATCGATGATTCGCACAGCCCGATCGACACAAACATCGAAACAACTAAAGCAGTCGTTGAATACGCTCACGCTAAAGGCGTTTCAGTAGAAGCAGAAGTTGGTACAGTTGGCGGACAAGAAGACGACGTCATCGGTGATGTCATGTACGCGAAACTTGACGAGTGTGTACGCATCGTCAAAGAAACTGGAATCGACACGCTTGCGCCTGCACTCGGTTCTGTTCACGGACCATACAAAGGTGAACCAAACCTCGGATTCAAAGAGATGGAAGAAATCCGTGATGCTACAAACCTCCCACTCGTTCTTCACGGTGGAACTGGAATTCCGACACACGATATCGAAAAAGCGATCTCACTCGGAACTTCAAAAATCAACGTTAACACAGAGAACCAAATCTCATTCGCGAAAGTCGTTCGTGAAGTGTTGGCTGAGAAACCAGAAGCATATGACCCACGCGTATTCATCGCACCAGGTCGTGAAGCAATCAAACAAACTGTCATCGGTAAGATGCGTGAGTTCGGTTCAAGCAACAAAGCTTAA
- a CDS encoding C40 family peptidase: MKRFLASIATAALVVSGFTSVGTGKVEAATVTKVKITDNGLRVRTAPSTKASIVGKVNAGQVFTYKGKSGSWTKISYGGKTRYVYSQYTKTYKSSSSAKKSTSSSSKRTKILNEAAKHKGTPYVWGGTTTRGFDCSGFTSYVYKKAAGKTLPRTSSSQYSSSKKVSVSKVQPGDLVFFSHGSGIQHVGIATSKSSMVNSETGGVKYSSFKSGYWGSRLVGAGSYL; the protein is encoded by the coding sequence ATGAAACGTTTTCTAGCATCGATCGCGACGGCAGCCTTAGTGGTTTCAGGTTTTACATCAGTGGGTACAGGTAAAGTTGAAGCAGCGACAGTCACGAAAGTCAAGATCACGGACAACGGTCTTCGTGTTCGGACAGCACCTTCTACGAAAGCAAGCATCGTCGGGAAAGTCAACGCTGGTCAAGTCTTTACATACAAAGGCAAATCAGGCAGCTGGACAAAAATCTCATACGGCGGTAAAACACGCTATGTCTACTCACAGTACACAAAGACATACAAATCATCTTCTAGCGCTAAAAAATCAACAAGCTCTTCTTCTAAACGGACGAAAATCCTGAACGAAGCAGCAAAACATAAAGGTACACCTTATGTATGGGGCGGAACAACGACTCGTGGATTCGACTGCTCTGGTTTCACAAGCTACGTGTACAAGAAAGCGGCTGGTAAAACATTGCCACGTACGTCTTCTTCACAATATTCTTCTTCTAAGAAAGTCAGCGTTTCAAAAGTACAACCAGGAGATCTTGTCTTCTTCTCACACGGTAGCGGCATTCAGCACGTTGGGATCGCAACAAGCAAGTCAAGCATGGTCAACTCAGAAACAGGTGGCGTTAAATACTCAAGCTTCAAATCAGGGTACTGGGGTTCACGCCTTGTCGGCGCAGGATCTTACCTATAA
- a CDS encoding SDR family NAD(P)-dependent oxidoreductase — translation MHVLITGASRGLGREFAYLHARQGDHVLLVGRDATALFETKFHVERLGGTATVFPYDLTQRTHRLALFRATEQIPVDCVINNAGIGVFGSFLETSFEDESRMIALNIEALTHVTKIYASRMKEQGIKGRIVHLASTAAFEGGPWLSVYYATKAYVLHFSEGLTEELAVDGIQVSVVCPGATHTGFESAANLDQSRLFLRPGVMDAPTVARIAYRGYMKGKTFIVPGFGNAWYIFSTRFLPRRYVTRQAGEVQRPR, via the coding sequence ATGCATGTCTTAATCACAGGTGCTTCAAGAGGTCTTGGTCGTGAATTCGCTTATCTGCATGCACGACAAGGGGATCACGTCCTGCTCGTCGGACGCGATGCGACAGCGCTCTTCGAGACGAAGTTCCATGTCGAGCGACTCGGGGGAACGGCAACCGTCTTTCCGTATGACTTAACGCAGCGGACGCATCGTCTGGCACTGTTTCGGGCAACGGAACAGATTCCGGTCGACTGCGTCATCAACAATGCTGGAATCGGTGTCTTCGGTTCCTTCCTTGAGACCTCGTTTGAAGACGAGTCCCGGATGATTGCTTTAAACATCGAAGCGTTGACACACGTGACGAAGATCTATGCCTCACGGATGAAAGAACAGGGAATCAAAGGACGTATCGTCCATCTCGCGTCAACGGCTGCATTTGAAGGCGGACCATGGCTGAGTGTCTATTACGCGACAAAAGCCTATGTCCTTCATTTCTCGGAAGGCTTGACAGAAGAGCTCGCAGTAGACGGGATTCAAGTGAGCGTCGTCTGTCCGGGCGCGACCCATACCGGCTTCGAATCGGCAGCAAATCTTGATCAATCACGCTTGTTCTTGCGACCAGGCGTCATGGATGCTCCGACGGTTGCGCGCATCGCCTACCGTGGCTATATGAAAGGGAAAACGTTCATCGTGCCTGGCTTCGGCAATGCCTGGTATATCTTTTCAACCCGTTTTCTACCGCGTCGGTACGTCACCCGACAAGCAGGAGAAGTCCAGCGTCCGCGGTGA
- the glpX gene encoding class II fructose-bisphosphatase, with product MERSLSMELVRVTEAAALASARWMGKGLKNEADDAATSAMRDVFDTIPMKGTVVIGEGEMDEAPMLYIGEKLGNGYGPRLDVAVDPLEGTNIVAKGTWGALAVLAVADAGDLLHAPDMYMDKIAVGPEAAGHISLDATIEENIAAVAKAKNKEIEDVVVSILDRERHEEIIQRIRATGARIRLIGDGDVAGAINTAFPHTGIDILLGSGGAPEGVLAAVALKCLGGELQGRLLPADEAEIERCKKMGIEDPSKILMMDDLVAGDDCIFAATGVTDSELMKGVQFTAQGGQTHSVVMRAKSGTVRFVEGIHSFKKKPKLVIK from the coding sequence ATGGAGAGAAGTCTATCAATGGAACTTGTACGCGTCACGGAGGCAGCAGCGCTTGCCTCTGCGCGTTGGATGGGAAAAGGATTGAAGAACGAAGCGGATGATGCGGCAACAAGCGCTATGCGTGACGTCTTCGATACGATTCCGATGAAAGGAACCGTCGTCATCGGGGAAGGCGAGATGGATGAAGCACCGATGCTTTACATTGGAGAAAAGCTAGGAAATGGGTATGGACCACGACTCGACGTCGCTGTCGATCCGCTTGAAGGAACGAACATCGTCGCAAAAGGAACATGGGGCGCGCTTGCTGTCCTCGCGGTCGCGGATGCAGGAGATTTACTCCATGCACCGGACATGTACATGGATAAGATCGCAGTTGGTCCGGAAGCGGCAGGACACATCAGTCTGGATGCGACGATCGAAGAAAACATCGCGGCCGTCGCGAAGGCGAAAAACAAGGAAATCGAAGACGTCGTCGTCTCGATCCTGGATCGGGAACGTCACGAAGAGATCATTCAACGGATTCGGGCAACAGGGGCACGGATTCGCTTGATCGGTGACGGTGACGTTGCTGGTGCGATCAACACGGCGTTCCCGCATACAGGGATTGATATCTTGCTCGGTTCAGGTGGAGCACCGGAAGGCGTTCTTGCTGCCGTTGCCTTGAAATGTCTCGGTGGTGAGCTCCAAGGACGTTTGTTACCGGCAGACGAGGCTGAGATTGAGCGTTGCAAGAAGATGGGCATTGAGGATCCGTCGAAGATCCTCATGATGGATGATCTCGTCGCAGGAGACGACTGTATCTTTGCTGCGACAGGCGTCACGGACAGCGAATTGATGAAAGGTGTCCAGTTCACGGCGCAAGGCGGTCAGACGCACTCTGTCGTCATGCGTGCGAAATCAGGAACGGTTCGTTTTGTCGAGGGTATCCACTCGTTCAAGAAGAAACCTAAGCTTGTCATTAAGTAA